The sequence CCTTTCTAAGCTCAGTTTTCTACCATTTCTACTATTTTTCTGATATTGGGCCTGTTATAGGACTCATGATTTCAACAATATAAACTACTAGACAAaaaaatttctattaaaatcaGAAGTAATTTCCATACATGCGACATGATTTGTGCTCATGTGTCCAAATGTGCCACTATGATGTTATTTCCTGAACAACAAGTTTAAATCTACTTTAAACTAGGGAAAGGTGGGTAAAAGAAACAGGGTTGGGCAGAGTTGGAGGCAGACTTGGCATTCATAATTACTGAAATTCTGTCACATGCCCTGCTTTTCTTAGGACATGCAGGACATGTCTTCACTGGGAAATATGATAATCCCTAAACATTAGGTAggtgaaagttttttttttttttagtagataATTGACAAGTTGCAGGGGAAGGTGAGGTTGTCAAGGGTCAACTCGTGTAGGACAAAGATTGCCCTGGAACCAATAGATCAGCACTGAAAGGCAGCTTCCTGTTCCTGAAATGGACAGTTGCCtgttgctcttctctttgcGCCTTGAAAAAAGAAGGCACCATATTAGGGCACTGTCTCCAAGAAGAAATAGTATATGGCCTTTTTGAAGACTGCTGAACACCCTGCGATATTGATTGTGCCCAGGAGAGGACAGTGCTGACACACAAATGTTTCTGGTGGTGCTTAAAAATTAGTATATTTGTACAATacattattttacaaatatgtATGAGATCATCAGTTCTCTTGGTTTGGATCTGCCATTTGTGGAGTAAGTCTTGACAGTGGGTCATATTCTGCACAGACTGTGAGCAGCTAGGGATAGAtgtgtttatgcatttttaagtgTCCACCTTTTCTGGATGTGTGAAAACATACCTACAGACACCTTTGAACATGAAAGCACGCTCGTGCTCCGCATGGAGGAGGTAAAAGAACCCTGTGCTTTTACCATCAGGGCCTTTTTTCTGTCTGGGAGCAGGCTATTTGCACCTGTGGAGATCACATTTAAAGGTGTGTTAATCAGAGgcctatttttaaatataaatataaaaattatgtaattgataaatacatacaatataatttatatgtataactatatatattatacacatataaaaataCTCAACTTTTGTCCATCCTAGGTTGGTGTTTCTACAGGATAAAAACATCACCTAGAACGGTTTGAGTATGAGACACTCAAGGATAGGAAGTTCTGGATTCTTGTCATGACTGGGAGTGCCTTGCTGTGCCTTTACACAAGTCAATTAACTTcttccctgtattttttttcctcttctcagctATAAAGTGAGAGTCATTTTTTGTTAAAGCCCCAAAAGGCTTTTAGTAGGACTGAGTGGTTGCGCATCTGGAGTGCTTTGTGATGTATAGGCAGGCTAGACTGCGTCTCTTCAGAGCATAGTGGTAGCACCTCAGGAGATAAGACCAGGGCTTTGGCAGCAACTGCATTACGAAGGGTGCTGGTCCCTTGTTGCTTGCCCCTTCAGTTGTGCTGATGTAGCTGTTTGTAGAGCTGTGCTGTGAAATTAATCCCGTTTTatcttttggtttgtttgtttccaatcCAAGTTAGTTTCTTAACCTGCTTCGCAGTGCTCCTGAACAGTAATAACAGCGTAACTGAACGGCCGGGTCCTGTGGTATGGGACGTGGTGGGGTACGAGTCGGGAAGGAGCTGCTTTTGGCTATCCTTGTATGAAGGCGCCGGGGAGTGGAGAGTCGCTGATTAAAACGGATCTTTCCTGCTGTACTCAAAATCTGCTTCCCAAGATCAATTTTGCTTAGTATTCTGGGGAGAATCACATGCAATTGGCAGCTCTGATATTTGAGGCCTACTGAATGCCCACAGAAGGATGGAGCACTGGGTGATGGATGTGCTAGCAGAGAGCATTTGGCTACATCTTGGGGCCACTGACTGCAGTTTTGTGAAAACAGTCCCTTATTCTTAAATTTTTAAGGTCAGTCTTTTCCTTGAGCAATTTCCCACTTACAGTACTTggtgttaattttaaaatgcctttataCACCCACTCATGCTGAGCCTGAACCATAagatctttttctcttctgtttcttggtAACATAATGTTTTGGTAGTCTTTGCTTAAGCCTAGAGATTAGgcagttttcagtttttgttttgcatgtctCAGTATCTGTTTCCTAGGGACAAAGTCCCTAGGAAAATGGTTACTCCATTTCCATCACCTAACCCTGCAGCATCCTTTCAATCTTAATCAGAAAGTAATACTGTACAATTCtgtttctgattatttttcctcagtgtgGGAAACGTGCCTTTTTAAGCCTTGCATGAGATGCTTGCGTAGAGCTCTTCTCTTACAGCCTTGCATTCTGTCCCCAGGCACCATATTCACATTATTTACTATACTTTGAACTGGGAAAACTAGCTGACTGCTCCTGTAATTTTTGTTAAACTTATTCATTAATTAGCTACTTGAGGgaatggtttattttttttttaacttgaagtAGTGCCTCTCAGTTGACAGATGGGCACTCTGCTCTCAATACCATTATTGGTTcttattctcttcttttttttattttcctcccttcccttccctttcctcatcTGTCCTCCCTGTAAGGACAAAAATTATAAACgtttcaaaggaaatatttaatcaCATAAACAGAATAACTCAGAAATGCCGGGCACTGAACTGTAGGTGCTGCCCTTGCTTGTGTTCTTTTGCTTACTGAGCTAAAACTGAAAAGAGCAAGGAAAGTGAGCTTGATAACTTCGCTATTTCTTTTATCATCTAATTCTCCCTTTCTGTTCCTGAAgacttttccttctcccctggATGTCAAAATTTTTAGATTTGAGGGGAATTGTTTGCTAAGAATTTTGGAAAAGGGAAGGGTTGATATTATGATCGGCTGAAAACTGTTCTTATGCACTATTTCAGTTTAATCCCtctgatatataaatatatatatatataattttttgtgaccatattttgctttataattCATTTGTATCACTATTGTAAGTAAGTACCTGTCATATTTTAGGCTTTGGGGCAAacattgaaaacaaaagtgTCTCATCCTCCAAGATTAAAACAGCAATACTTACCACCTGGAATGCATCAGAGTCCTAGAAAAATTGTCTTACTTGGTTGAAATTTAATATGATTATGCTTGATGTTTCTGTTCAGTGTTTAAATCAATTTACAGACagatcatttaatttttttccttgctctgttGCCTTCTCTATGCCTGCTAAGGAAGTAGGTGAATATTCCCCCTCAGTAAAAGAGAAATCACCTGAAATATGGAGTGGTTTTGGACAGCTTGAAGTAAACTTGTAAATACGTGATTTCAGTCCCTAAGCTGTGCTTTCCATTGTTACGATGAAATTACAGCTAACTTATTTCTGTTCAAACAGCTGAGTAAGTTTCAGCTCTCAGCAACATCCAAGCATGTATTTTCCCTGCTGTATGTTTTGAAACAGATCTTGAGAATTTGAATAGGATGAACAGGCTTTATTCTGTAAACCTTAATTTAAGGCAAAatagtaatttcatttttcatctgctgAAATCAATGACAAAAACTGGTGTGAAGTCAGTGAAGGTCTATAAATAGATTGTTTAATTAGCAGAGGAATATAAGTATCCCTTCATAAAGGTGTGTTTTTTAGGAAACATATCAAGTTCATTTACAGGTAATGGTGATGCTTCTTATTAAGACATTAGCAGAATGTCTTAATAAGTATTAGGAGAGTAGCAGAAGAACTGTCCTGTTTAATAATTAACCTGCAAAGTGGTGTGAACTCTGGCCTAGGTTTTGTattgaaaacatcttttaaacTCTGAATGTCCTTATTCATAATAGCTTGGGAATTGTCCAAAGGACTAAGTGTGCTTGTTGGTATTATGTCCTGATTTGTGCTTATCTTTTACAAGGCATTGTAATAGATGGCCAGGTGGTTAATAATCAACACATTTCTGTACACTTGGAACGCAGGTATAAAATGAGATATTTGTTTCTACACGATTTTAACATCCaatagaagaaaatgcttttgtttctcagggacaagatttcatttaatttctagGAAATCTGACGTCTGTTACTCAGGGCACAGTTACTCAGTACCACGCTTATAGCATGTCCCTTGAGAGATCTTGGGTATGGATCAATAGAACATGCAGTACAGAGAATGTGTTTTGAATggactgcttttgctttttaattttggcCGAGCCTTTCAGTTAATAATGTGTAAGCTGAATGTAGTAAATTAACTTGTACATATAATTGGCACACTCtaaaattataataatcttGACTTGCCTGAGTGCTGGGTACTGTCTTCATCAGTAACTTTTGCTGAAATTGGTGGGAGCCAACTTGCAATTTGCTCTGCAGGATAAGACCATTCATTTCTTCTGTACCGGCTCTTAATCAGATCTCACTTTTGCAGTCAGTGAAGATAAAAGTGAGACAAACCAAGTGGGAAGGACATCTTGCAAAGCCCAATTATCTGATACAGCATCTGTTGAAGCTGTGCATGACACTAAGCTAGGCCTGTGCAGTTCCACGTTTTGACTTAAAAATTTCCGCTGCTCAGCTGTAGTACACTTGTTATATCCAGTTCTATGACAAAATCTgtaacttaatttttcttcccattgtTGATTATACTGAAGTGTGTATGGGTGATGGGTTTTGATTTTCAGTAGAAGCTGTTCCTTCTAAAATCAGCTATTACCTACAGCTGTAATCATTTAGATTCCAGTCTGAAAAAAAGTCCCTTTCTTACGTTAAAGCATGTACCAAAGTCCTTTGCTGAATCAATTGCTAGGTTGTactgcagaaatgtgttttttttttttacactacgTAATGTAAACAAGAATAAAGATATGGGTTTAGTGAATAGGGGCTTTATGCTTGCATGCAGACTTCCTTGTTGATAAGGAGGTTTGATTTTTATCCTCCCCCAAAGAGCATGAGATACATAGGCATTTAACTTCTTTAGAATAAGAATCTGACTCtccaatttgattttttttttttcatgacagcttttgaaaaaagaGATATCCGAAAGTGTTTTTCAGATCTTTTGGCTTGATTTACATTCAGTGGGAAAGTTGGTCCACTAGTAGCAGCATCTTCTGGAAGGTTAGGATTTTGTGCTTGGCCCACAAGTAAACTGAGGGCAGCAATGTTTATGTTGTTGTCCTTTTCCTAGGCACTAATACTGTATTCATCACTGAAATATCTTAACctgttttctctgtgctgtaTGGTACTGCAATTTACTGTGGTCCTAGAGGTCTGTGTGTTTGGAGAGAGGATCTAGTACTACTTCTTAATGATTCTGTCTTCCTCTGCCTATTATACAAAAAATGTGGCATGCCATAGTTTGCTAATCttgtttcttcttcagtgtACCCGTCTTGTGTATAGCGTGTTGGACTGATAGTGAGGAGCAAAGATGAAATTCGAGTATTATGTGTGAGTTCATTCTGAGTGAATTGTTTAGGAAACTAAGTGTTGCTGTTAATTGTTTTATGAGGTGCCTAGATGATGGTAGTTTTTCTGCTGTattggaaaagaaacacatgCCTTGTTTGAATAGTTTTCTGATGTAGGCATCTGAATCCAGTTCAGTTATAAGAAAGGTTTACAGGAGGGTATTAAAAGAGTTGTAACCAAACATAGTGTTAAAAAGGTGGGGAGTAAAAGTGGTTGTTGTGGTCTGGAACATATCATTTATGCACCATAAAATCTGCAATAAGATACAATACATATTATTttgagtgtgtgtgtgatgtAACGATAATTATCTGAAATGAGAGGGCTAGGAGGAATTGGGAAATAGCAGGGAAGATAATGAATCAAGTCATATCTGAAGTTAGCAGGCAATATTATGGCTTAATTCAAATTCTACcatacatgcaaaaaaaatacaaacacacacaaaaccaaaaaatgttctgcaagcaatgataaaaataatcaattatttactgtttttgtaatgttaaaatattttaccaagGCAAGTTGCAGTCAAAAGTAATGTGagttattttgaaaatggaaatacataAAGATGCATTTATACAAGTGCAAGactaaatattttacataactGTATTTCAATGAGAAGATATACAGTAAGTGCACACTTGATAACACTAAGCAGGCAAAACTTAAAGTTAGTTCCATATACTGTTGTAAAGTTCATGCACAGATCTCTCCCAAAGGAAAGGGGCTGTTCCAAATCATTCTTGCTGGGATGAAAAACAGGATGGGTTGCTGGTAAGGGTGTCAGCATGGATGGGGGGTCAGTTATAGACATTACTTACTGTAATTTGTGATTGCCGTGGGAGAGGAGTGGCTGTTGGTGTGATAGTAATACTGCTGGTGATTTTATTGGTGGGCTTACTGGGTATCCCGTTAGCTAGTGCTGGAGTTCTGTTATCTTGCACCGGGGTACAAGGGCTGACGGGCTTGGAGCTGGCGAGAGCTTGGACGTAAGGACTTCCTAAGTGGATGTGGATTTTGTTATCCTCAGTAGTTATTACACTTGATCCCGTACTGTTAGATCTCTGAAACTGCCATGACGACTGCCTGTCTGGGGATACTCTAAAAACGGCGTGCTTGGCTCCCATTTCCAAAGGCTCGGAGAGCATTTGTTCCTGAGAACTTGAGCCTGGTAAAGCCAAAGGGGACATTGTTCTTTCAGGAGTTAAAGAACCACATGAATCAGGAGTTTGAGATCTTGCAAAAGCAGCCATGGTAATGGGAGAAATGGCTTGCTCTGGGCTCATGTAACCTTCTGCTGTTTTTGATTTTACAGGCGTTAAGGAGGCGTTTTGAATAATGGTTATTCTTTGCTTGGTAGTGCCACAGTTGGGTATAACGGCTGTGCTTGTGTAGGAGTGAGGGCTTTCAGTGGTAGGACTTGTTATTTCGAGTGTTGCTGTGTTCTGTCCGTGGTCTGGAGTTACCTTTATGTGAAGAGGTTGGCCAGGGGTATGGCTTAGCACTAGGTCTCCTGTCTGTGCACagtttccattttgctttttatggaTCTTTCCGTTCTGAGGATGGTTGTCTTTGGACTTCATCCAAGGGATCCATAACTTCTTGTTCACGGCATTCGCAATGGATGAGTTGCTTTTGAAAGACACTGATTGTTCTTCCTCATTGTTGTCTTTGTCCTCGTTATCACTGTCTTCATACAGCTGTCCATTTATCACTGCTCGCTCTAAAGGCATGAGGGTTTTGTAGTCGGGTGGCTCATTGTCTGCTGGATCTGTCTGGACTTCTTTAGAAAAAACTTGCAAGTCAGAGATTCTTTTTCCATTGAGACTGGGTCTGGGGGTCTTACTGAAGCGTCTGTACTTCTCTAATTCTTTTGTGAGACTTTCCATTTCTCTTGCTAACTCCCTATTCTTACTTTCCTGCTGGGTGAGTTTCTTCTGTAAGACTGTGTGATCACCTCGGAGGTGACAGATTAGGTCTTCTGTTGCCATGTACTCatgaattttctctttcagtgcaTCTACTTCTCTGGAAAGGTGACTTGATTTAGCTTCTTCTTCTCTGAGCTTCTTAAAAAGACGCTGCTCTTGATTGGAATCGGCCTTCTCCGTTAATTTATACCTAGCCACTTCCATTTTgacagcctccagctcctcggACAGGAGCTTGGCTCTGTCACGTTCATTGACATATCTTCTTTCTAGAGACTCGAATTCATCTTCAGTTTTCATAAGATCATCTTCTATGGccttcatttctttcagcttttgcttAAGCCTCTCAACTTCTTGAGAAAGCTCTTTGATTTTGTTGTTCTCCTGCTGCAAGGAAGTGCTGGATTTAGTACTCTCCTTaagcttatttttaagaaattctttCTCGACAGCTTCCAGTGACTGAAGTCTCTTTCT comes from Anser cygnoides isolate HZ-2024a breed goose chromosome 1, Taihu_goose_T2T_genome, whole genome shotgun sequence and encodes:
- the FILIP1L gene encoding filamin A-interacting protein 1-like isoform X3, which gives rise to MVVDEQQRLTEQLNQQSQKIQELTTSADQAHEKLAFAEAKVQEEERRASRLEAELQAQSSKVSQDQEAMMAKLTNEDSQNRQLRLKLTALSRQIDELEETNKSLRKAEDELQDLRDKINKGEYGNSTLMSEVEELRKRLLEMEGKDEELIKMEDQCRELNKKLEKEASQSKNLKGEVDKLNKRIMELEKLEDAFNKSKQECYSLKCNLEREKMLTKQLSLELDGLKARVGELEAIESKLEKTEFTLKEDLTKLKTLTVMLVDERKTMGEKIKQTEEKLQAATSQLQVEQNKVMSVTEKLIEESKKALKSKSDAEEKVSSVTKERDELKNKLKAEEEKGSDLASKVNILRKRLQSLEAVEKEFLKNKLKESTKSSTSLQQENNKIKELSQEVERLKQKLKEMKAIEDDLMKTEDEFESLERRYVNERDRAKLLSEELEAVKMEVARYKLTEKADSNQEQRLFKKLREEEAKSSHLSREVDALKEKIHEYMATEDLICHLRGDHTVLQKKLTQQESKNRELAREMESLTKELEKYRRFSKTPRPSLNGKRISDLQVFSKEVQTDPADNEPPDYKTLMPLERAVINGQLYEDSDNEDKDNNEEEQSVSFKSNSSIANAVNKKLWIPWMKSKDNHPQNGKIHKKQNGNCAQTGDLVLSHTPGQPLHIKVTPDHGQNTATLEITSPTTESPHSYTSTAVIPNCGTTKQRITIIQNASLTPVKSKTAEGYMSPEQAISPITMAAFARSQTPDSCGSLTPERTMSPLALPGSSSQEQMLSEPLEMGAKHAVFRVSPDRQSSWQFQRSNSTGSSVITTEDNKIHIHLGSPYVQALASSKPVSPCTPVQDNRTPALANGIPSKPTNKITSSITITPTATPLPRQSQITITDAFRQSIPTRIPKPKPTTTTKLPVKIPTGHLNKPLQDSSSGKLHIIRTVSKTCLQSGGRRVHSNSLNGSTDNLWESSFHIGLSLRTAKS